GGTAAAAGGAGCTATTATTATCCATCAAACAATAAAAAGTGTTTTTGAAAAATTCTCCATTTTTTCATTGGATAGAATTTCATATCTTATAGTTCCTGTTCTTTCAATTTTACTGTGCCTTCATTCAGCCATTGTTTCATTTCCTGAAAAAATTTCCTTCTATGGAGACCGCTACTGGAATATGGATAATGTCTTGAAGAAAAAAGTAAAAGAATCCGGTATTCATAATGCTATTGTTTTCATTCGCTCAGGTTATTTCAGAGAGGGTGAGGCAGCACCAAATTATTATGGCGCCGGTTTTATTGAAAACGATATTGAACTAAAAAATGATGTCATCTATGCAAGAGACTTCGGTGATGAAGAAGATATGAAATTGATGAAATTATTTCCTCAGAGGAAAGCATATAGATTCGTATATAATAAATCATTAATAACGGCTAATCGCTATTTCTATGAAGAAACGGCCCCTTTTCTATACCCAATACCCAAACCTGAAATACAAATATCGCCTCGACATCTTTTTACAGAATTTCCATAAGAGCAAAACTCAACTACATTAAATCAGCACTCAACATCTCTGCGGCTTTTTTGCCAAGATTAATGCTGTTTGATATTGTCCTGTCATCAGGATGCAGTTGGCAGGAATCCGTAATATAGAGCCCTTTTATCGAGGTCTTTATACCGGGAGTAAGTGCAGAGAATCCTGTCTCGCAAATAGGTTGAGCATATTTATCTTTGAAGACGAATGCCTTTTCAATACTATCTTCCGAAAATCTGCTGTTTATTCGAGATAGATATTTTGAGTAAGTATTTATGATTTCCTCCTTTGTATTCTTGAAAATCGGATGCTCGGAATGAATATATTGGGGCATATAAAGCACTTTTGAACCATTAAGAAAATGGCAAGGATTGAGGTTAGAATATTCGATTACTCCGGCAAGATTGATTTTCGGATCATTTATATTGAGCCAAAAATTTTCTGACAATGACTCTTTTGTTATCAACAAAGCACAAACAACACCTATCGATTCAATCTTACGGATTTTATCCCAATAAGGACCATCTCCATCTGGAATGATTTCTGCAAGCTCTGGGGCAGAAATTGTGGAAATTATTGCATCACATTCGATTTCTCCCTTCTCAAATTGAACAGCACAAACCCTACCGTTTTTATGAATAATCTTTTCTGCTCTTTCTTTTAATCTTATCTTTCCTCCATTAGAAGTAATTCTTTTTTCAAGCTCATCAACAAGTGTTTTTGTCCCCCCATCTATATAGCCGAGAATTTCCCTTTGAAGTATCTTGCTTCGAGACTTTCCTATCCTATGTATTCTTGCCCACATCCACGCGGCAGATATCTTTTGAGCATATGAACCAAACTTATGTCTAATCAATGGCTCATGAAGGATATAATATATATTCTCGCCAAATTGTTCTTTGAGCCATTCATCTGCCTTTCTCATCTCGATATCCTTCCAATCATCTACTCCTTTTCTTTTGATATCCATAAGTCCAAAACCGAATTTAAGTTTTTCTCCAAAAGTAAGATATGGGAACCTCATCAAATCCCAAGGACGGCTGAAAGGATAGATTTTGCCCTTATAAAAAAGCCCCATTTTTGTATACACCCAATTCAATCGCTTATCTATGCCGAGTTCCTTCAAAAGACTAAAAAGGGCAAAATCATTCAGGCATATAAAATGATAGTACCTTTCTATATAGCTTGACTCAAGGGGGAATGAACTTGCAAGCCCTCCCAGAACAGGTGCCTTTTCAAGAAGAATCACATCTGCTCCTTTTTTCGAAAGCTCATATGCCGCAGATAAGCCTGCAACTCCTCCTCCAATAATTACAACTTTCATATTGCTCCCTATGTTTTGAATAGATAATCTGTCATTCTCTTCAACAGTGACTTCAAATGCCTAAAAGATTTTATTTCAGATAACATCTTTATAATAATAGATGGCCTCAGATGGAAAGAAATAAATGCCTTCCTTTGCAGTGCCTTTAACCTCTTTCTGCTTATCCCCGGTGGACTATATGGCACTTTTGAATAAAAAAGCTGACTCCAATTTATTTCTTCAATCTCTTTGCTTTCGAGCAAACGCTTTGTGGCTTCTGTGCCCGGCAGGGGAAGAAAGTTGCTAAAATGAGCCCTTTTGATTTTAAGTTTTTTTGCAAACTCTATTGTTTTAAAAATATCCTCTTCTGTTTCAGCAGGATAACCGACTATAAAGAAGCCACTGGGAGTTAAACCTGCTTCATTGATTAGATTTATCTTCTCCTCTATCTCCTTCAGAGACAAGCTCTTTTTCATATGGTCGAGTATTCTTTGTGAACCAGATTCGATCCCTACAGTAAAAGAATATGCTCCTGTTTCCTTCATCGCTGTAAGCACTTCCAAGTCAAGAGTATTTAATCGTATTCCATTTGGAAAAGTATAACTAATGTCCCATCTTTTTTCCTTGAGGGCGTCGCAGAATGCCAAAACTCTATCCTTATAAAGGTTGAAGACATCGTCTATTATATGAAATTCCCTTACTGAATATTCATTATAAAGAAGTTCCATTTCTTTGATCACATTTTCTATTGACCTCAGACGAACTCGCCTGCCCATATTCGTATGAGAGGCGCAAAAGGTGCAAAGATAGGGACATCCTCTCGATGTCGAAATGGGAGCAATAGGAAACTTTTCAAAAAAAGCCCCCTGTGGATTTTCAGGATATGTGCGCGGGTCAATCAGATCCCATGCCGGAAATTCCAGGCGGTCAAGTTCTTCTATAAAAACCCTCTCATTTACGATTGTTCTTCCATTCTCCTTCCTGATCAAACCCTCGATATCATCATATTTGATGCTGTCGTCTCCAGCAAATTTTCTAATAAGTTTAGGTAATGTAGTTTCCGCTTCACCCCAAAAACCAAAGTCTACATCGGGCGCATCATCCAATATTCTTTCTCGTGTTGTCGAAACATGCGCACCGCCAACAAGGATGCAGGCAGAAGGATTCTCTTCCTTTACAATCCTTATCTGTTTGAGCGTATTTGAAAAATCACAGGAAAATATCTGAAAGCCAACAATATCAGGCACCTCAGATTTTATATATTCCCGAAACTTTTCATAATCCATATTTTCTTTGATGCAATCAAGGATTGAAACTTCGGGAAAACCATTCTTTCGCAATGATGACGCCAGATACCCCAATCCTATAGGCGGCACCACATAATGCGTATCACTGATTGGTGTTACAAGTAGAATTTTCATATCTTTTTTCAAATTAAAATAATCTTTTCTATCGGATACGAGAAAAGGTTATTTTATCCAAAATTAAGTCATTGTCAGGCACTTCAACCTCAAGTCTATTGATTCCTATCTTCAACATATTATCTGATATCTCAACCTCTTCAATTTCTTTCTCATCTGTCCTTTTAGTCAAAGAATTTTCGTTATATTTTTTATTTATTTTTACTTTTAAATCCA
Above is a window of Candidatus Schekmanbacteria bacterium DNA encoding:
- a CDS encoding NAD(P)/FAD-dependent oxidoreductase; its protein translation is MKVVIIGGGVAGLSAAYELSKKGADVILLEKAPVLGGLASSFPLESSYIERYYHFICLNDFALFSLLKELGIDKRLNWVYTKMGLFYKGKIYPFSRPWDLMRFPYLTFGEKLKFGFGLMDIKRKGVDDWKDIEMRKADEWLKEQFGENIYYILHEPLIRHKFGSYAQKISAAWMWARIHRIGKSRSKILQREILGYIDGGTKTLVDELEKRITSNGGKIRLKERAEKIIHKNGRVCAVQFEKGEIECDAIISTISAPELAEIIPDGDGPYWDKIRKIESIGVVCALLITKESLSENFWLNINDPKINLAGVIEYSNLNPCHFLNGSKVLYMPQYIHSEHPIFKNTKEEIINTYSKYLSRINSRFSEDSIEKAFVFKDKYAQPICETGFSALTPGIKTSIKGLYITDSCQLHPDDRTISNSINLGKKAAEMLSADLM
- a CDS encoding radical SAM protein gives rise to the protein MKKDMKILLVTPISDTHYVVPPIGLGYLASSLRKNGFPEVSILDCIKENMDYEKFREYIKSEVPDIVGFQIFSCDFSNTLKQIRIVKEENPSACILVGGAHVSTTRERILDDAPDVDFGFWGEAETTLPKLIRKFAGDDSIKYDDIEGLIRKENGRTIVNERVFIEELDRLEFPAWDLIDPRTYPENPQGAFFEKFPIAPISTSRGCPYLCTFCASHTNMGRRVRLRSIENVIKEMELLYNEYSVREFHIIDDVFNLYKDRVLAFCDALKEKRWDISYTFPNGIRLNTLDLEVLTAMKETGAYSFTVGIESGSQRILDHMKKSLSLKEIEEKINLINEAGLTPSGFFIVGYPAETEEDIFKTIEFAKKLKIKRAHFSNFLPLPGTEATKRLLESKEIEEINWSQLFYSKVPYSPPGISRKRLKALQRKAFISFHLRPSIIIKMLSEIKSFRHLKSLLKRMTDYLFKT